Within the Carassius gibelio isolate Cgi1373 ecotype wild population from Czech Republic chromosome B4, carGib1.2-hapl.c, whole genome shotgun sequence genome, the region AAGCCGTTCAGAGACGGAGATTTGAGTTCCTCCATGTCCTCAGCCTCGCTGTTGGGTTTGCGGGTCTCCCAGACGGGCGGCAGCGCCGGCAGGTTCTCGTAGTTGAGCAGCGCGGTCCGCCGCTGGGCTGAGTTGTTAGCGTTGTGGGCGTCTGGGAGCGGAACGGGAGGTCTGTTGCGTCTCGCTCCAGATCCTCCGTTATGAGTCTCATGCGGCGTCTCCTTGCGCTCGTCGCTGTCGTAGCCCGTGTCGCAGTCTGTGCCGCCGTTTACAGTTTTTGCGGGAGAAGCGGCGTTAGTGCTCGGGCCCGCCGCTACGGTGTCCTGCTCGCCCGGCTCTTGCGGTCTCTCCTTGAGCAGCATCTGTCTCTGGACAGGCGTGGGGCCTAAAACAAACTTCACAGCCTCCAGTTCTAGAAGCACGTGTGGCTCCAGCTCATTGGGCGATGCTGGGGCTGCGCTCTCTGGATTGGACGTCCGGAGCTCTAGAGGGGCGTGGCCACCGCCCCGAGAGCTCCGCTCCTCTTGTAGACCCGTCGTGTTGACATAAGTGTGCACCTGCACAGAAATAGATCATCAGATAcagaaaagatttttatttattcttattaaataTGAGGAGCACTTGGCTGCACGAAATTTGCTGCCAAAACAGCATTAAATTATCCATTTATAAAAAggacacaataaaataaataacacttcaatcaatcaatcaataataaattcatattatacttaaaataaaaaaatacttaactcATGAAAAACAAAGTAATGCTCAATacttacatatataaaatatacaataatttattttaatatttaatagtataaaatataaaacgataacattataattaaaattgtaaattgtaaaatttattgtaaaaattgcGTACCGTCTCGTCATTGAGCAGCAGTGGGTGTGTGGACTCCTCCCCTACTGAGGGTAAACGGGTGCTGCCCACCGAAGGGTGACGGCTGGACGGCCGCGAGGAGGCGTCGCCGAAAGATGGGTAGCGGCCGATCCCATTGGCTACCGTCGGGACGGAGTAACCAGGAGCTGCAGAGAGAGCAGTGGAGGGGTCAGTGAGAGCCTCCAGtctgagcctgtgtgtgtgtgtgtgtgtgtgtgtgtaattactgGTGGGAGTGTGAGGCGTCACTGGAAGCTCGGGCTCCAGCACCGGCTCCTCCACCACACTGATGCTGTTGTTGTGCATGATGTCCTGCAGCATGTTAAAGATCTCCTCTGCCCGCGCGCACTTGAACGCAAATATCCCTGAGAGGAGAAGAGTGAAGAATGAATGTGCATGACAACCATATCTGATAGCAAGGGTGTCAAAAAGTTCCAACTATagtacagaaatgtaaaaaatacatccTAAAGACTGTTGATTGGACTGTTCTCGTGctcaacagatatgtctgtgattggctacagtgATCATGGCTTGACACTCTTCATTGAGTGCGGCTCACACTGAAGCACACGTGAGCCTCTATCAGTGGATCTATCAGCAGATGCCCGATATATCTGCTCACCTTGCCCGGTTTGGCAGCGCCGGCCGCTCTCGAAGGAGAAGAGGTTGGAGTCGTAGCCATATCGCCGCAGGCAGAGGTAAGGCCACTTCACGGCGTCTCGTTTGCGTGTGTGCAGAATCAGCTCTTCCTCCGTCAACTCCATCACACCCGAGCCCAGCTCATTACCGTCATCATCCACGTTtatcacctacacacacacacatcagcatcTGCACACCTCTGAACATATACATGgtttgaatttttaaatataaatttttttcagaCACATACACGACCAGTCAAATCTTTagaataaatttgttttttgATTCTACTTAAATGCCTTAATTTCTAAACGAGACGAGAGCGTGTGACACACAGACAGCATTAGATCGAAAGATGCTCACCTTGAATTTGTTGTGATGGTTGTCAGGGATGATCTCTTTATCGGGACAGCTACAGCAGCTCCCCATGGTGCCTTTAACACACCATCGGACCCCTGCACAAAAGATATGAGGGACAACAATATGGAAAGAGAAACATGAGATGGGGAAGTACAGGGGGAGAGAGTAACACTTCAGAAACATCAGACAGCTGTGTGTCTGTTTAGAGATTGATATCATCTCAAAGCCCTAAAGGTGTCCTGTTTCTGTAGATGTGTGTTTGCTCTGATGGTCCAGCAGAGAGCGCTGCAGTGCTCACCTACATCTGCTCCTCTGGACACACACCGGCGTCACAGATCCACATCACACCTCCAGCGGGACAGAGAGACACTTCCTGTGGACCAAAACACACAGAACAAACTTAGAGACTCATTTTGTTGCACATTTTAAACCACATGTTTCTACTCAATAGATAAGAGAAATTAGATATATATAACTTCAAGaaataaatataactattttatattaaatataaatataaatatacataaatacatataattattctattttaaatgcatatgcatccagtaaatacatatataattccaaatattatttatatttatcatcacttattttaagtaaatattgttaaatatatatatatatatatatatatatatatatatatatatatatatatatatatatatatatgtgtgtgtgtgtgtaggtcagaGATGCAAACACTAGGTATTAAGTTcaggaaacacaaacacacacacaaaaatatttcataataaaaaataaaaagatttaagaGACTGAAAAAATATCAgagtacatttacaataaaataccaTTTTTGCTGTTCCCttgcaattatttgtaaaatttactagCTATTCCTGACTGAATACTGTTTAAAGTAAACCCAATTTTTCCCCCAGTGTAGATGATTTAATTCCAGCATATGCAAAGACTGGATTCTGACTCGAGTCCCACAGCCGCCCTGCGCACGTTCATAATTCATGCACACATTTACATGAACATCTCCAGAAAAAAGGCCAGAACGTCCCATAGCGGCTgcttgtttttgacatttttgctgGTTTAAACAAAAGGATGTTTGTGGTGTTGTGCATCTGATCCGTCTGTGATCAGTTACATTAGTCTGTGGTTCAGAGGTCGAGCACTCACTCCAGCTACACATCAAATGATAGGGAAGTGCAAATCTAATCTGTCATAACTGTATAATTAGGCTCACATGGTTCATCCGATGCATTTCTTGGGAGGTTTTCATTAATGAAATGTTGTTGCATTCAAAAACTGCTGGACTAAATGCATTGGCATCTTTAAAAAACGCCTAAAAAGCAATAATCAGTGATGAAAAAAATTGCCCTGATATACCAAAACTTCTAGCATCCCTGTCAAAGTAAATTATTAGgataaaaaaaagcatgttgtggCTCAACCTTTCTTTTAAATAGCAGCAAAAAAGGCAACAGATGATGTTAAATATGAATCTGCAGCTCAGTTCATTATGGCCCCTCATGAGGATGAAACGTGAATAATTCATGAGCTCCAGTAAAGCTGCTCTAGTTTACAGCTCATCTTCCTGCAGGAAACAAACGCTCGATCGCTCAGATATCAGACGTTACACATGCTAAAAATGA harbors:
- the frs2a gene encoding fibroblast growth factor receptor substrate 2a, producing the protein MGSCCSCPDKEIIPDNHHNKFKVINVDDDGNELGSGVMELTEEELILHTRKRDAVKWPYLCLRRYGYDSNLFSFESGRRCQTGQGIFAFKCARAEEIFNMLQDIMHNNSISVVEEPVLEPELPVTPHTPTTPGYSVPTVANGIGRYPSFGDASSRPSSRHPSVGSTRLPSVGEESTHPLLLNDETVHTYVNTTGLQEERSSRGGGHAPLELRTSNPESAAPASPNELEPHVLLELEAVKFVLGPTPVQRQMLLKERPQEPGEQDTVAAGPSTNAASPAKTVNGGTDCDTGYDSDERKETPHETHNGGSGARRNRPPVPLPDAHNANNSAQRRTALLNYENLPALPPVWETRKPNSEAEDMEELKSPSLNGFHSFDHNYVNTENVTVPLSAHKLHSTQPTVFNFDLRRLGQLNYIEVEMDKVSDSSGPHTPKTPSTPLPPTPTRRTELYAIIDIERTAAMSSLQKAQPRDDGTSRKTRHNSTDLPM